AACGCAAAACTCCTCAAATCAGGAGCAACAGCAGCAAGGGCGATCGCTCGCTGAGTGGGTTAGCTTTGGTATTGCTTCGTTCATCTTAGTGGCGATCGCTGGTCTCGTAGTTCACCAATGGCTAACTAAGGAAGATAGTCCTCCCATACTGTCTGTCACACGCACTGAGGCAATTCGCAAAGCCCAAGGACACTTCTACGTACCGTTTGCAGTAACTAACACTGGAGGAGGAACCGCTGCATCAGTCCAGGTTATTGCTGAACTACGGTTTCAGGGGAAGGTCGAAGCAACTGGCGAACAGCAATTTGACTTTTTGTCCAACGGTGAAACTGAAAAAGGGGCATTTTTGTTCAACCGCAACCCTCGCGATGGTGAACTTATCCTGCGTGTTACCAGTTACAAGCTACCTTAGTCCTGAGCGCAAAAGACATCATTAAGTATTTTCTTCCCAGATCAGCCGGAGGGCCGGAGCGTGAATAAAGTGACCTCTGGTGGACAGTTGATCCGTATCGGTATGATGCTGAAACCAATCCCTCGATTCACGTAAAGATGGTTTCCAGGCTGCCCATATCCATCAATCCATCCGTCGGCATGCACCTTATCCTCCTTAGTAAAAGTTAACCAGGACCATTCTGGCGTGAATGGCAGGCGAATTTGTCCGCCGTGAGTATGCCCTGCCACAGCCAAAGGAGCGGTGTTTGCAGGGAATGCTGCAAAGGAGCCGGGATGGTGCATCATCACCAGTCTAGGTGCCCCGTCCGGCACCTGCGCCAGTGCAACTGCCGGTTTATCCTGATTGGGCCAACGCGCACCTATGCCTACCAAATATAAAGTCTCCCGCTGCATCCTGGATAATGTCTGCCTTTGGTCTACAGACGGCGCAAGCTCAACAGCTTCATTCTTAAGCACTTGTACGCCCACCGCTTCGAGAGACTCAGCCATTTTGGTGGCTAACATCACGTTGGGCGGGACATCCTTTGCTTTCATCCCATAGTCATGATTGCCGAGCACGGCATAGGTTGGGATACCTGCTTTTGCCAGGGGGCGAATAAGCTCAACTGCCGTACTGATTTCTTCATTCGGGTTCTTACCGGGAGAGTAAATAAAGTCGCCAGCAACCAGTACGAGTGCGGGGCGCTGCTCAACCAGTTGCTGAACAATACGGCGGATGGTAGGGGTATTGTCTAGCCACATCCCCACCTGCCAATCGGCGATAACTGCAACTCGTTGACCCTCCCAAGCGGCGGGAAGATTCGGGATTTCTGCTACTTCCTCTTCTATGTCAATCAGGTAGGACTTACGCATTGACAGAAGAACAGTTATCTGCATGTGGAAACATTGA
This window of the Chroococcidiopsis sp. CCMEE 29 genome carries:
- a CDS encoding TIGR02588 family protein encodes the protein MSQTQNSSNQEQQQQGRSLAEWVSFGIASFILVAIAGLVVHQWLTKEDSPPILSVTRTEAIRKAQGHFYVPFAVTNTGGGTAASVQVIAELRFQGKVEATGEQQFDFLSNGETEKGAFLFNRNPRDGELILRVTSYKLP
- a CDS encoding metallophosphoesterase; translated protein: MRKSYLIDIEEEVAEIPNLPAAWEGQRVAVIADWQVGMWLDNTPTIRRIVQQLVEQRPALVLVAGDFIYSPGKNPNEEISTAVELIRPLAKAGIPTYAVLGNHDYGMKAKDVPPNVMLATKMAESLEAVGVQVLKNEAVELAPSVDQRQTLSRMQRETLYLVGIGARWPNQDKPAVALAQVPDGAPRLVMMHHPGSFAAFPANTAPLAVAGHTHGGQIRLPFTPEWSWLTFTKEDKVHADGWIDGYGQPGNHLYVNRGIGFSIIPIRINCPPEVTLFTLRPSG